In a genomic window of Lepisosteus oculatus isolate fLepOcu1 chromosome 3, fLepOcu1.hap2, whole genome shotgun sequence:
- the LOC102696165 gene encoding UDP-GlcNAc:betaGal beta-1,3-N-acetylglucosaminyltransferase 7-like isoform X2, with translation MSLSGIREKIYQNLRGLILAVILVVTVVIVQVTMLRYQNLVPEKNYQDRQKGSKSMSSRGRGAFWMEYDNGSHIDNSLVQGWDITTVNCSANSSMVSMPWFAGVGERIQRFLLYRHCRYFPMIFNHPEKCREDIYLLMVVKSVITQYKRREAIRRTWGQEKEIRGKKIRLVFLLGTDSKGEEQAHHQKLLEYEDRVFGDILQWDFEDSFYNLTIKEVGFLKWFSIYCQSVPYIFKGDDDVFVNTVNVVEFLESNKNTTDLITGDVLTTSAPNRDRNSKYFIPEVMFSETFYPPYVGGGGFLMGGPLAMRMYGASNELEIFPIDDAFIGLCLRVLQVSPKEHGGIKTLGIKVKSRRNGIKDPCLYRNLLLVHKLTPDELIQMWEQVNSNLICTQSKYIE, from the coding sequence GTCTCTCAGTGGAATCAGGGAGAAAATTTATCAAAACCTGCGAGGACTCATTTTAGCGGTCATCCTTGTGGTAACAGTTGTCATTGTGCAGGTAACAATGCTGAGGTACCAGAATCTCGTTCCTGAGAAGAATTACCAGGACAGACAGAAAGGCAGTAAGAGTATGTCCTCCCGGGGACGGGGAGCCTTCTGGATGGAGTATGACAATGGATCGCACATTGACAACAGCTTGGTCCAAGGATGGGACATTACAACTGTCAACTGCTCTGCCAACTCCAGCATGGTCAGCATGCCATGGTTTGCTGGAGTGGGGGAACGTATCCAGCGGTTCCTGTTGTACCGGCACTGTAGGTACTTCCCCATGATCTTTAACCATCCAGAGAAATGCAGAGAAGACATCTATCTCCTGATGGTGGTCAAGTCCGTGATCACACAGTACAAGCGCAGGGAGGCCATCCGCAGGACCTGGGGGCAGGAGAAGGAGATCAGGGGCAAGAAGATCAGActcgtgttcctgctggggacAGACTCCAAAGGAGAAGAGCAGGCTCACCACCAGAAGCTCCTGGAGTACGAGGACAGGGTGTTTGGGGACATTCTCCAGTGGGACTTTGAAGACAGTTTCTACAACCTCACCATCAAGGAGGTCGGCTTTCTAAAGTGGTTTTCCATCTATTGTCAAAGCGTGCCGTACATCTTCAAGGGAGACGATGATGTCTTTGTAAACACTGTCAATGTAGTAGAATTTCTGGAAAGTAACAAGAACACAACAGACTTGATCACTGGGGATGTCCTTACAACCTCTGCTCCAAACAGAGACAGGAATAGCAAATACTTCATCCCAGAAGTGATGTTCAGTGAGACTTTTTACCCTCCATATGTAGGAGGAGGAGGGTTCCTCATGGGAGGCCCCTTGGCTATGAGGATGTACGGCGCTTCTAATGAGCTGGAAATCTTCCCTATTGATGATGCGTTTATAGGCTTGTGTCTCAGAGTGCTCCAGGTCAGCCCCAAGGAGCACGGTGGCATTAAGACACTGGGCATCAAAGTTAAAAGCAGAAGAAATGGGATTAAAGACCCCTGTTTATACCGTAACTTGCTGCTGGTTCATAAATTGACTCCTGATGAGCTGATTCAAATGTGGGAACAGGTGAACAGCAACCTCATCTGCACACAGTCAAAGTATATAGAATAG
- the LOC102696165 gene encoding UDP-GlcNAc:betaGal beta-1,3-N-acetylglucosaminyltransferase 7-like isoform X1 yields MRTCEKQRSLSGIREKIYQNLRGLILAVILVVTVVIVQVTMLRYQNLVPEKNYQDRQKGSKSMSSRGRGAFWMEYDNGSHIDNSLVQGWDITTVNCSANSSMVSMPWFAGVGERIQRFLLYRHCRYFPMIFNHPEKCREDIYLLMVVKSVITQYKRREAIRRTWGQEKEIRGKKIRLVFLLGTDSKGEEQAHHQKLLEYEDRVFGDILQWDFEDSFYNLTIKEVGFLKWFSIYCQSVPYIFKGDDDVFVNTVNVVEFLESNKNTTDLITGDVLTTSAPNRDRNSKYFIPEVMFSETFYPPYVGGGGFLMGGPLAMRMYGASNELEIFPIDDAFIGLCLRVLQVSPKEHGGIKTLGIKVKSRRNGIKDPCLYRNLLLVHKLTPDELIQMWEQVNSNLICTQSKYIE; encoded by the coding sequence GTCTCTCAGTGGAATCAGGGAGAAAATTTATCAAAACCTGCGAGGACTCATTTTAGCGGTCATCCTTGTGGTAACAGTTGTCATTGTGCAGGTAACAATGCTGAGGTACCAGAATCTCGTTCCTGAGAAGAATTACCAGGACAGACAGAAAGGCAGTAAGAGTATGTCCTCCCGGGGACGGGGAGCCTTCTGGATGGAGTATGACAATGGATCGCACATTGACAACAGCTTGGTCCAAGGATGGGACATTACAACTGTCAACTGCTCTGCCAACTCCAGCATGGTCAGCATGCCATGGTTTGCTGGAGTGGGGGAACGTATCCAGCGGTTCCTGTTGTACCGGCACTGTAGGTACTTCCCCATGATCTTTAACCATCCAGAGAAATGCAGAGAAGACATCTATCTCCTGATGGTGGTCAAGTCCGTGATCACACAGTACAAGCGCAGGGAGGCCATCCGCAGGACCTGGGGGCAGGAGAAGGAGATCAGGGGCAAGAAGATCAGActcgtgttcctgctggggacAGACTCCAAAGGAGAAGAGCAGGCTCACCACCAGAAGCTCCTGGAGTACGAGGACAGGGTGTTTGGGGACATTCTCCAGTGGGACTTTGAAGACAGTTTCTACAACCTCACCATCAAGGAGGTCGGCTTTCTAAAGTGGTTTTCCATCTATTGTCAAAGCGTGCCGTACATCTTCAAGGGAGACGATGATGTCTTTGTAAACACTGTCAATGTAGTAGAATTTCTGGAAAGTAACAAGAACACAACAGACTTGATCACTGGGGATGTCCTTACAACCTCTGCTCCAAACAGAGACAGGAATAGCAAATACTTCATCCCAGAAGTGATGTTCAGTGAGACTTTTTACCCTCCATATGTAGGAGGAGGAGGGTTCCTCATGGGAGGCCCCTTGGCTATGAGGATGTACGGCGCTTCTAATGAGCTGGAAATCTTCCCTATTGATGATGCGTTTATAGGCTTGTGTCTCAGAGTGCTCCAGGTCAGCCCCAAGGAGCACGGTGGCATTAAGACACTGGGCATCAAAGTTAAAAGCAGAAGAAATGGGATTAAAGACCCCTGTTTATACCGTAACTTGCTGCTGGTTCATAAATTGACTCCTGATGAGCTGATTCAAATGTGGGAACAGGTGAACAGCAACCTCATCTGCACACAGTCAAAGTATATAGAATAG
- the LOC102696165 gene encoding UDP-GlcNAc:betaGal beta-1,3-N-acetylglucosaminyltransferase 7-like isoform X3, with protein sequence MLRYQNLVPEKNYQDRQKGSKSMSSRGRGAFWMEYDNGSHIDNSLVQGWDITTVNCSANSSMVSMPWFAGVGERIQRFLLYRHCRYFPMIFNHPEKCREDIYLLMVVKSVITQYKRREAIRRTWGQEKEIRGKKIRLVFLLGTDSKGEEQAHHQKLLEYEDRVFGDILQWDFEDSFYNLTIKEVGFLKWFSIYCQSVPYIFKGDDDVFVNTVNVVEFLESNKNTTDLITGDVLTTSAPNRDRNSKYFIPEVMFSETFYPPYVGGGGFLMGGPLAMRMYGASNELEIFPIDDAFIGLCLRVLQVSPKEHGGIKTLGIKVKSRRNGIKDPCLYRNLLLVHKLTPDELIQMWEQVNSNLICTQSKYIE encoded by the coding sequence ATGCTGAGGTACCAGAATCTCGTTCCTGAGAAGAATTACCAGGACAGACAGAAAGGCAGTAAGAGTATGTCCTCCCGGGGACGGGGAGCCTTCTGGATGGAGTATGACAATGGATCGCACATTGACAACAGCTTGGTCCAAGGATGGGACATTACAACTGTCAACTGCTCTGCCAACTCCAGCATGGTCAGCATGCCATGGTTTGCTGGAGTGGGGGAACGTATCCAGCGGTTCCTGTTGTACCGGCACTGTAGGTACTTCCCCATGATCTTTAACCATCCAGAGAAATGCAGAGAAGACATCTATCTCCTGATGGTGGTCAAGTCCGTGATCACACAGTACAAGCGCAGGGAGGCCATCCGCAGGACCTGGGGGCAGGAGAAGGAGATCAGGGGCAAGAAGATCAGActcgtgttcctgctggggacAGACTCCAAAGGAGAAGAGCAGGCTCACCACCAGAAGCTCCTGGAGTACGAGGACAGGGTGTTTGGGGACATTCTCCAGTGGGACTTTGAAGACAGTTTCTACAACCTCACCATCAAGGAGGTCGGCTTTCTAAAGTGGTTTTCCATCTATTGTCAAAGCGTGCCGTACATCTTCAAGGGAGACGATGATGTCTTTGTAAACACTGTCAATGTAGTAGAATTTCTGGAAAGTAACAAGAACACAACAGACTTGATCACTGGGGATGTCCTTACAACCTCTGCTCCAAACAGAGACAGGAATAGCAAATACTTCATCCCAGAAGTGATGTTCAGTGAGACTTTTTACCCTCCATATGTAGGAGGAGGAGGGTTCCTCATGGGAGGCCCCTTGGCTATGAGGATGTACGGCGCTTCTAATGAGCTGGAAATCTTCCCTATTGATGATGCGTTTATAGGCTTGTGTCTCAGAGTGCTCCAGGTCAGCCCCAAGGAGCACGGTGGCATTAAGACACTGGGCATCAAAGTTAAAAGCAGAAGAAATGGGATTAAAGACCCCTGTTTATACCGTAACTTGCTGCTGGTTCATAAATTGACTCCTGATGAGCTGATTCAAATGTGGGAACAGGTGAACAGCAACCTCATCTGCACACAGTCAAAGTATATAGAATAG